A genomic stretch from Candidatus Saganbacteria bacterium includes:
- a CDS encoding alpha/beta fold hydrolase has protein sequence MRSNDDVFTCIDRGKQRTIALFPGWATDKEIFAGLDIDYNFIFPNLSDPGTLIKTFPLFLEKNGIEKISLLGWSLGGVIAADIAGKIPEKIKELILVGVRQAYTKEWIGRVKEYIKKSKKAYLYKFFLECFSAGDKDALEKFKEGLMKKYFVKFTADELCKGLDYLYQKPIVPDSITQIKKRFIFGKEDKIVPVEEIIKLKQLFPESRFVFIEKAGHMPFLNKKTGFALDA, from the coding sequence ATGCGCTCAAATGATGACGTTTTCACTTGCATAGACAGGGGGAAGCAAAGGACGATCGCGCTTTTCCCGGGGTGGGCGACCGACAAGGAAATATTCGCAGGTCTGGATATCGACTATAATTTTATCTTTCCCAATCTTTCAGACCCCGGCACTTTGATAAAAACCTTTCCTTTGTTCTTAGAAAAGAACGGCATAGAAAAGATCTCGCTGCTCGGCTGGTCATTGGGAGGGGTGATAGCCGCGGATATTGCGGGAAAGATCCCCGAAAAGATCAAAGAGCTTATCCTGGTCGGCGTCAGGCAGGCTTACACAAAAGAATGGATCGGCAGGGTGAAAGAATATATCAAAAAAAGCAAAAAAGCATACCTGTATAAATTTTTCCTCGAATGTTTTTCGGCCGGCGATAAAGACGCTCTTGAAAAGTTCAAGGAAGGCCTGATGAAGAAGTATTTTGTAAAGTTCACTGCCGATGAATTATGCAAAGGCCTTGATTATTTATATCAGAAGCCTATTGTGCCGGACAGCATAACACAGATAAAAAAAAGGTTCATATTCGGGAAGGAAGATAAAATAGTGCCGGTGGAAGAGATCATAAAACTGAAACAGCTGTTCCCTGAAAGCAGGTTCGTATTCATCGAAAAAGCGGGGCACATGCCGTTCTTAAACAAAAAAACGGGATTTGCCCTTGACGCATAA